One stretch of Diabrotica undecimpunctata isolate CICGRU chromosome 5, icDiaUnde3, whole genome shotgun sequence DNA includes these proteins:
- the LOC140441609 gene encoding uncharacterized protein: MNKFIVLFAFVVAIGTTNAAAVSSSSSSSSEEAIAEVAQMLSKRFNTTIILDIIKMVEKAQEKCPNIEEKIDDVVDKVDKCMDEIELGSDTFCSLVKNNLAKCSKPLVDLITSCLPDESKDLPVMGQKIITAVVDEACHTTVEELLELLNPCVIEKDFVSVPACSEVKDVFVANRNKLPSKSLVCSMLPKVKSCVKGHVEASCKNPTTKRATLKFHEAIDNAIKSDCKV; encoded by the exons ATGAACAAATTCATCGTTTTATTTGCATTTGTAGTTGCTATTG GAACTACCAATGCCGCAGCCGTAAGCAGCAGCAGCAGTTCTTCTTCAGAAGAAGCCATTGCTGAAGTAGCACAGATGTTGTCCAAAAGATTCAACACCACCATCATCCTCGATATTATAAAAATGGTTGAGAAAGCTCAGGAAAAGTGTccaaatattgaagaaaaaattgAT GATGTAGTCGACAAAGTCGATAAATGCATGGACGAAATTGAACTGGGATCAGATACTTTTTGCTCACTTGTCAAGAATAACCTCGCAAAATGCTCCAAACCACTCGTAGATCTCATCACTAGCTGCTTGCCAGACGAGTCCAAAGATCTTCCAGTAATGGGACAAAAAATTATTACTGCCGTTGTAGATGAAGCTTGCCATACCACCGTTGAAGAACTATTAG AATTACTCAACCCATGTGTTATAGAGAAGGACTTTGTTTCCGTCCCAGCTTGCAGTGAAGTCAAAGATGTTTTCGTCGCAAACAGAAACAAGCTCCCATCGAAATCCCTCGTTTGTTC CATGTTACCAAAAGTGAAGAGCTGCGTTAAAGGTCACGTAGAAGCTTCTTGTAAGAACCCAACTACTAAGAGAGCAACTCTGAAGTTCCACGAGGCCATCGATAATGCTATTAAATCAGACTGTAAGGTTTGA